Within Terriglobales bacterium, the genomic segment CTGGTGAAGAGGACGTAGAGGACAGCGGGTTACGGGAAATGCCCCAATGGAGGCGCGTATTAACCCACGGGAGGATTCGCGGGGCGTTTGACGGGATTAGCCAGAGGCACCCTAAGCTGCTTTCTTGCAACGAGTTACGGAAATTAACAGTGCCTCTGGAATTTGGAATTGGAGATGCCTAAGTGAGGGTGAACTCCTTCGGGCGTGGAGTGTGTGTTTTGGAACCCACTTTGGTGATTATCGGTGTGAACTACCGGTCGGCTCCGGTCGAGGTGCGCGAGCGCTTCTGGATCAGCGAGAGCCGGCGGTATGAGGCTCTGGTACGGCTGGTGAGATCGGAGGCGATCGAGGAAGTAGCCGTATTAGCGACCTGCAATCGCACGGAATTCATCCTCTGGACGCGGGATGCGTCGGCGGCTGCGAACTCGGTTTTGAATTTCCTGACAAGTGAATATGGATTGAAGCTCGGGGAGTGGAAGCACTTCTACCGGCTGATCGGTGAAGCCGCGCTGGTGCATATGTTCAAGGTTACGAGCAGCCTGGACTCGATCATCCTGGGCGAACCAGAGATCGTGGAGCAGATGAAAGAAGCATGGCTCCTCGCGCAGAAGGTGGGAACGACGGGGCAATACCTGGATTCGGTGTTCCAGAAGGCGTTTGCAGTATCGGAAAGAGTAAGGACGGAGACGTCGATCGGAGAGGCGGCGGTGTCGGTTCCGTATGCGGCAGTGGAACTGGCGCGGCAGTTGTTCGGATCTCTAGAAGGACGGAAGGTAGTTTTGCTTGGCGCTGGGCAGATGGGCGAGGTCTCGGCGGACTACCTGGTGAAGAATGGCGTGACGGATGTGCGCGTAGTGAACCGGACGGTGGAACGCGCGCAGGAAGTAGCCGAGCGCCTGAACGGTGTGGCGGCACCGTACGAGGAGCGCTGGAAGCATTTGATTGAGGCCGACATTATCGTGACGTCGTCGGCGTGTCCGCACGTGATCTTCACGCGTGAAGAAGGCGAATACGTGAAGCAGGAGCGGCATGGGCGTCCGCTGCTGATGATCGATATCGCGATTCCCAGGGACGTGGATCCGCAGGTAAGGAACATCCACGGGATCTTCCTTTATGACATCGACGACCTTGAGCATGTGGTGCAAAGGTCGAGCGGCGAGCATGCGGCTTCGGCAGAGAAGGCGAACCAGATCGTGGTCGCCGAAGCGAAGTTCTTCAGTCGAAAGCTGGCGAGCGACCGGACGGTGCCAACCGTGGTCGCATTACGAGAGCGGCTGGATGAGCTATGCCGACAGGAACTGGAGTCGTTCCGCCATGATGCCGGGCCATTCACTGTCGAACAGGAAGAGGCTTTACAGATACTCGCGAAGCGAATCAGTTCGCGCATCGCGGGTTCGCTGGCCCGGGAACTCAAAGAGATTTCAGTGAAGGTGGACCAGGACGAACTCACATTGGCGGTCCAGAAGCTGTTTCACCTTCCGCAGCCGTCAACGACTGTTGCCGGCACCAATTAGTTGGACATCAGGCGCACCCGGTTGATCGCGTAGTCGGAGGCTAAGATACGTGGTCCTTGGGACCGGGAATGACGCCGCCGGAGGAAGCACCCCTCACGATCCCACTCGCTTCCTCCGGTTTCCATTTTCAAAAGACAACCAGCAAAGTTAGCCCCCGGTGTGCGACGGCTTAATCATTCTCGACGGGTCGAGGCCTTTTTCGCGGATGGTCTGAAGAGCTCGCTCGTAGAGCTCGGGATCCATGGTGGAAGTGCGGCTGAGGATCCAGAGATATTTCCGCTTGGGCTCGCTAACAATCGCGTAACGGTATTCGGGATCGAGACCGATGACCCAGTAGTCACCGTAGAAAGGCCAAAAGAAGGTGACGCGCAGCTTGGCGTTCGTCTGCTTGTCGGCGACCTTGGCGGCGCCCTTCGATGATTTCATCTTGCCGTCCTGCTTGCGGCAGGAGTTGACGACTTCGATTTTGCCATCCGGACGAAGCGTGTAATTGGCGGTTACGTCGGAGACGCAGTCCTTTTCGAAGCGGTTGGGATAACGCGCAATTTCGTACCACTTACCAACGTAGCGGTTGAGATCGACACGATCGACGGTTTGGAGTGGAGCGGCTGTGTCGGCGGCGAAAGCGGCGGACGCCACGCCGAGGATGATGGCTAGCTGTCGTAAGAGCATGTATTTCGATAGATGCAGGCGGGGGAATTCGGCTGCGAGTTAACGCGAAGTTGGTTGCATGGTGGTCAAAAGCATGTCGGGGATTGGACGGTCAGGAAACAACGGGAACCTTGGCTGGTACTCCCGTTGTCACCGCCGTGGCCTACGATATGGGCTATGGCCGCGCAATCGCTCGTTCTTTGCCGGGACCCAGACGTTCTACGGACCTTGTGTCCACTGCTATTCGAGATGGATATGGGGGTAGAGATCTGTCTTGGCACGAACGGTGCCAGCCGTATGCTGCGCAAGCGTCGCTTCGATGCGGTGATCGTGGAATGCGGGTCGGACGGCACGGGACTTGATGTGCTGCAAGAGATCAGGCAGGACACTCCGAATCAGAACACAATTACCGTTGGGGTGGTGGACGATCCGGAGGCGATGAAGGCGGCGCTGGCGACCGGCGCGAACTTCGTGTTGGCGAAGCCGATTTCGGTGGAAGATGCCGGACGAATCCTGCGGTTCACACGAGGGATGGTGAGCCGCATGGTGCGGCGCTTTCTGCGCGTCGCGGTACATCATCTTTCGCATGTGGACGTGGCTGGGATGAAGGATCCGGCTTTCATTCTTGACCTGAGTGAAGGCGGGATGGCGATGCAGTCACTCGCTCCCATGGAGACGGGGCAGGCAATCGACGTTGGTTTCTTTCTGCCGGGAACACAGACGCACATCACGACGGGTGCGCATGTAGTGTGGACAGATTCAACCGGGCGCATTGGGCTGGAATTTGACGGCATTCCTGAATCGTCTCGAGCGCAATTGAAGAGTTGGGTTGTCCAGAGGTTGAAGAACTCACCAGAAGACGTCCCGGGTAGTGGTGCGACAGCGGCGAACTCGATCCGGGTGCTGAGCCAATGGATGAGGCCACTGGCGAGGCTGATCGATGCAATGTACGTGCTCGTGGCGGCATCATTGTTCTGCACGGTGGTGTACCTCCTGCTTTGGCAGAATGCGACGAACTGGCCGATGTCGTATGCGTTTGGAGTGGCGTTCCTGATCGTGAGCGCGCTCTATGCGAGCCTGTTTCACACGCTTGATGTGAGGTTTCCAGGGACTCGAACGATGCAGAGCCTGTTGTCGATGGCGAGTTCCCGCCAGGCAGGTTAGCATCAGCGAATCCCCTTGCGCTTTCGTATCGAGAGGGGTACAACGATATTTCCCGCTCGCCTTTGAGAATTCCCCCTCGTCCTTCAAAGCCCGACACAAGGGATTGCTTCGGGCAAGGAGAAGCCATGTCAGACAGAAAATACCGTCAACGCGGGTACCAGGACTCTGGAGAGAATAAGCCGCAGTTTTCATCGACGCCGAAGCCGAAACCACAAGACATGACGTTTGGGCCGCGTCCTCTTAATATGCCGGGCGCGAGAACGGTTTCGCGGTGCGCCATGTGCGGGACGATCCTGCCACCGATGTCGGACGATATGGCGAAATGTCCGAAGTGCGGACTGGACCTGCATTCCTGCAAGATGTGCAACCACTTCGATCCGGGGAGCCGGTTTGAATGCCGTCAGCCAGTGCTGGCCAGAATTTCGCCAAAAGACACCCACAACACGTGCACGATGTTCGCGATCAAGCAGTCGGTAGAACGAGAGACGACTTCGGGGGGAGTTCGGGCCAACGACGCGCGAGCGGCATTCGAGAACCTGTTCAAGAAATGACGCACCTATCGTGCCGCCGGCGAAATTAGACGATGGCTGCGGAGTCTCCGCGCATCGGCCTTAACCCATTGGAATAAAAGGCATTTTTGGATGGCCGCGAGTTGCGGGTGCGAGCAGATTTTGAAACAATATCTGCATTCGTGGTGGTGACCGCACTTCATGGCAGAATTAGGTAGTTACTCGCTCCTTCTTGCACTCGCCCTCAGCGTCTACGCATTCATAGCCGGGATCCTGGCATTAGTTCGAAAGCGGGCCGGCTCAGATGTCCTGGGTGAAACGGCACGACGTGCCGGCATCGCGGTATTCGGTGCGGTGCTGGTCTCTTCCGTGGTGTTGGTGGTCGCCACTTTCCAGAACAACTTCAGCATTGCCTACATCCTGCACCACAGCAACATCGATCTGCCGGCACCCTACAAATTTGCGGCGTTATGGTCAGGTCAGGAGGGATCACTGCTGTTCTGGTCTTTCCTGCTGGCGGGCTACGGGCTAGTGCTTCGGTTGCGTCACAAGGTGGACGCGCAATTAGTGGCGTATGCGTCGGTGATTATCAGCGCCGTGCAGGTGTTCTTCCTGTTGCTGAATAACTTCGCGGCGAATCCGTTTGCGATGGTGCAGGGCACGATCCCGCCGGACGGCAACGGATTGAATCCTCTGTTGCAGTACCCGGAGATGGTGATCCATCCGCCGATGCTGTACCTGGGATACGTGGGATTTACGGTTCCGTTTGCGTTCGCGC encodes:
- a CDS encoding PilZ domain-containing protein; protein product: MAAQSLVLCRDPDVLRTLCPLLFEMDMGVEICLGTNGASRMLRKRRFDAVIVECGSDGTGLDVLQEIRQDTPNQNTITVGVVDDPEAMKAALATGANFVLAKPISVEDAGRILRFTRGMVSRMVRRFLRVAVHHLSHVDVAGMKDPAFILDLSEGGMAMQSLAPMETGQAIDVGFFLPGTQTHITTGAHVVWTDSTGRIGLEFDGIPESSRAQLKSWVVQRLKNSPEDVPGSGATAANSIRVLSQWMRPLARLIDAMYVLVAASLFCTVVYLLLWQNATNWPMSYAFGVAFLIVSALYASLFHTLDVRFPGTRTMQSLLSMASSRQAG
- the hemA gene encoding glutamyl-tRNA reductase gives rise to the protein MEPTLVIIGVNYRSAPVEVRERFWISESRRYEALVRLVRSEAIEEVAVLATCNRTEFILWTRDASAAANSVLNFLTSEYGLKLGEWKHFYRLIGEAALVHMFKVTSSLDSIILGEPEIVEQMKEAWLLAQKVGTTGQYLDSVFQKAFAVSERVRTETSIGEAAVSVPYAAVELARQLFGSLEGRKVVLLGAGQMGEVSADYLVKNGVTDVRVVNRTVERAQEVAERLNGVAAPYEERWKHLIEADIIVTSSACPHVIFTREEGEYVKQERHGRPLLMIDIAIPRDVDPQVRNIHGIFLYDIDDLEHVVQRSSGEHAASAEKANQIVVAEAKFFSRKLASDRTVPTVVALRERLDELCRQELESFRHDAGPFTVEQEEALQILAKRISSRIAGSLARELKEISVKVDQDELTLAVQKLFHLPQPSTTVAGTN
- a CDS encoding lipocalin family protein, producing the protein MLLRQLAIILGVASAAFAADTAAPLQTVDRVDLNRYVGKWYEIARYPNRFEKDCVSDVTANYTLRPDGKIEVVNSCRKQDGKMKSSKGAAKVADKQTNAKLRVTFFWPFYGDYWVIGLDPEYRYAIVSEPKRKYLWILSRTSTMDPELYERALQTIREKGLDPSRMIKPSHTGG